Part of the Tribolium castaneum strain GA2 chromosome 4, icTriCast1.1, whole genome shotgun sequence genome is shown below.
ataaccggaagtgctgcctgccatcttgaaaatattttcatggAGCAGGACCTAAAAGATTATAAttgtacacaaattttcagatgccTATCTTTTTTAGAACttccaatacttctaatgtggggtttaaacGGAACATTTtgtatataatataatttttgcgaAGATAAATAACCAAATATCTGTTCAGGaagattttattcaataaataattaactggGCTTCCAGCGTACAACAAACGGTCTATAATCACACACACTTTCATTAACCACACAGTTTTTAATCCAATCAACGGTAACATGTTTAACGTCCGGGTTACACTGATCAATTTCAGGTACCATACTGTTCAAATGTATCATATGAGTGGCATTTTCCGATTCTCCATGTTTACAAATTTGGCCACCGTACGCAATAAAGTACCTAATCAAATCCCACTGTTTTTCTCTCACTTTGTCTTCCAACACTACCTTAATATTGTGAAAATAGTCCGGTAgtggatttattatttttacagttttcgGTTCCTTTTTAACTTTCTTAGAGTTTGACGATTGCGGATCCTCTGAACCCctttttttgacaaagctTTCCAAAGTTTTCTGTTTCTTAGGCGAAGATTCAGCCGTCCCTTGTAGAAGTAAACTAACATCGGTATGTTCCTTCGATTTGGCAAACAATACTTTGAGTTCTTTGAGCGAAGTTGCTGACTGCCAACACTTATCGTCCCTTATTTTCGTAACCCGAGGGAACCTTATCGAGATACCATCAGCCGTATGCACCTCGTGTTTGGTGAATTCCGCTCCGGTTATCTCCCAAACGGGTTGTTTTTTCGGGTCCCGTGCCACGAAATCGGGAACCATTGTTTTGGTACAATGCAACCAATCGGGTACCTTGGCTGGATCCGAGCTGATTTTGACCATATCAAGCTCTGTTTGCAACTTCTCGAGGGTTTTATCATCGTGTCCGGTTGACACCTTTGACACGGTGCAAAACCGATCATTGGCTTCGTCGTAGCAACCCATTAGGAAAATCGACATGATGCCCCCTTTTTTCCCAGTACCGTACCACGCACCTAGGACTATTAAATCGGCACTGTCGGCCATCGCGCCCCCAAAAAGGTAATCCTTTTTGACTTTGAGCCAATGTCGCTTGCCCGGCTCATAAACACTCGTTATGTCTTTGAGCACCAAGCCCTCAAGCCCGAGCTTGAGCACTTTGGCGATCATTTGAGTCAAATCGTTCGGATCGTGGATTTCCTCCATCTCTGAGAAGACTATATGGTTGGGGATTTCCGTCATATTCTCTTTCAGGATCTTCTTCCTGAACGAGATGGGTTTATCGGTGAGGACATCCCCATTGTAGTAAATACAATCGAAGACAAAAAGACACACACTGGCGTCTTTAAACTCGGATTTTTTGTGGATCCCCAAAGTACCAAACGGGAGCGGCTTACCAGTTTGTGTATCAATCATTAGGATTTCACTATCAAGGATCAAATCCGTTCCGTGCGGAAACGCCTGAGGgatatagtttttaaaatgtgCGACTTTGTGTGGCAATACCGGCTTTAAACTCCTCGAAAAGTACTTAAATTCGGAGCCTTGTTTGTGCACTTGTACCCTCTCACCGTCGTATTTAATCTCGGAGTACATTCCGTTGGGGCACTTCTTCATGGCTTGCTCCACCGATTTGCAGGCTTCCGCAAGCATGGGTAGTACCGGGGTCATTAGCTCGATTCTGGCTTTGGTGCCCTTGTCTTTCAAGCAACGATCAATAACAGCCTTGATATCCCTCGAAGACTGGAAGGCTTGATAAGCGTCAGGATGTACCCCATCCAGAATATGTTTCGCCCCTGCGTTCATCCGAAGATCGTGTTTGATCAATCGAATGACGATTTTTAGGTCATTTGCGGTGCATTTGGACGCAAAAGTTTTCAAATGTGCTGTTTGTTCCTCTTCTTTGGTCAAGTTAGTGAGGTCTTGAAGGAACTCATCCACTTGTTGGAGGGTTAGGGTACTTTTCTTGACCGGTTTAAACGATTTACTCCTCTCGTAGAAGACCTGAATCGTCTCACTGACATCCCCCTGTTCCAAATGCTCCAACATTGCGTCTTGATCGCAATGGAAAATCTTGCTAAATAACTTAACCAACTGTTTGCTTTGGAGGTTGTAGATGCGTTTGACGAAACCAGGGAGGAGCAAGCGGCACCAAAGGACGATATCGCCCTTAAAGCCCGTCCCGTCGCTCCCTTTTGTGAACATTTTACTCACAATACTTGTCTTTTCAAGATAACTACTGACGTTGCTAATATCGGCCACAACTCTCCGGAATTCCCGAAATTGATTGTCCTTGTGTGACGGATCAAACTGGATAACTGGACCCGAACTGTCTTTACTACTAGTACTGGGTTTTGCCTCCTGAGGCGTTTTCTTCGGACTAGGCTTAACCCCATGTttagtttcaaaaaaactgttacattccTCGACACGCTTCAAAATATCGCTCTTTTGCTCGTCATCTAGCAACACCCAGCCGTCGATATCCTCAACAGGGTCATCAATTCGTTTAGTTGTGGGTCTCTGCTTCAAGAAAACTTCGAAAAGGCAATTGACATGATGccagtttttcatttttccttcTCCAAAGGGGTTGGCAACCAATTTGGCAATGCGCAACTCGCCCTGGGCACACTTCTGcttgcattttttacaaacagcACGCCCCTGCTTTGCGACTTCCACCAGAAAAGGCTTTTCAACAAGCTCATCTGACATCtaaaagtgaggttatgtaaCACACTATACtcaatttttgataaacttaTACCTTCAGTGCAGAAAAAAGACCTGGAAGAATTAAATCAAATGCAAGGCAAAGACGTAAACTTTATTGTTTcgctaaaataaaataaataaataggttTGTACAGTGGGTAACGTGTAACCGTTGAACTGATCAGCTGTTAGTGTTGTTGCCAGtttttgaggaaaaagaaaggtattttataattaaaacgaCTCATTTAACCATTAAACAATACTTTATTGAAATAACAAATCATTCTCCCtacaacaatttattttcaataccTATCTTTATCATTTCTGTTATCATTGGACATAACCTGCCACCTGGGCGAGCTTAAATAtactaaaatttgtttatccttaatatttgaataattttttgccgCTTATTAAGGACCGGTGTATAGAagtgtcattaatttaatctgcaattaaaagcgtgattaactgatcacgtgaccaaattgaacaaatttgattggtccatttgtgttgttaactttaacaacgaattaaattttaacaaagctttgtataaaccggcccttaatggGAATGCGTGTTTGTTGCCTTTTTGTGTGAGTCTTACATAGTTTAACTTCCAGATGGAGGAGAAGCCCTTCGCCGTGGAGGTGGCCAGGCAAGGGCGCGCCCTTTGCAAAAAATGCCGCCAGAAGTGCGTTCAAGGCGATTTGCGCATTGCTAAATTAATCCCGAACCCTCTGGGTTCCGGTAAAATGAAAACTTGGTACCACGTAAGCTGTatctttgaaacatttttaaaacagaGACAAACAACTAAAAGAATCGAGGGCCCCCTGGACATCGACGGCTGGGAGTCACTCGACCCCGACGATAAAGTGAATATCTTGGAAAAGATCTCGCAATGTAACCGGGAATTTGAAGCCAAGTTTAGTAAAAAAAGACCGAAAAAGGGGACCAAGCCGCAGCCGCAGCTTGTCGTCGACGACAATTTGAGTAATTTATCTGATAATTGCACGACTGAGGAGGTTCACAAGGATAATTGTTTCCGCGAGTTTCGCAGGATCGTGTCGAAGCTCCCGAAGGTGTCAAGTTCCAACGAAAAAATCAGCATTTTCCGCGAGATTTTCAC
Proteins encoded:
- the DNAlig3 gene encoding DNA ligase 3; this encodes MSDELVEKPFLVEVAKQGRAVCKKCKQKCAQGELRIAKLVANPFGEGKMKNWHHVNCLFEVFLKQRPTTKRIDDPVEDIDGWVLLDDEQKSDILKRVEECNSFFETKHGVKPSPKKTPQEAKPSTSSKDSSGPVIQFDPSHKDNQFREFRRVVADISNVSSYLEKTSIVSKMFTKGSDGTGFKGDIVLWCRLLLPGFVKRIYNLQSKQLVKLFSKIFHCDQDAMLEHLEQGDVSETIQVFYERSKSFKPVKKSTLTLQQVDEFLQDLTNLTKEEEQTAHLKTFASKCTANDLKIVIRLIKHDLRMNAGAKHILDGVHPDAYQAFQSSRDIKAVIDRCLKDKGTKARIELMTPVLPMLAEACKSVEQAMKKCPNGMYSEIKYDGERVQVHKQGSEFKYFSRSLKPVLPHKVAHFKNYIPQAFPHGTDLILDSEILMIDTQTGKPLPFGTLGIHKKSEFKDASVCLFVFDCIYYNGDVLTDKPISFRKKILKENMTEIPNHIVFSEMEEIHDPNDLTQMIAKVLKLGLEGLVLKDITSVYEPGKRHWLKVKKDYLFGGAMADSADLIVLGAWYGTGKKGGIMSIFLMGCYDEANDRFCTVSKVSTGHDDKTLEKLQTELDMVKISSDPAKVPDWLHCTKTMVPDFVARDPKKQPVWEITGAEFTKHEVHTADGISIRFPRVTKIRDDKCWQSATSLKELKVLFAKSKEHTDVSLLLQGTAESSPKKQKTLESFVKKRGSEDPQSSNSKKVKKEPKTVKIINPLPDYFHNIKVVLEDKVREKQWDLIRYFIAYGGQICKHGESENATHMIHLNSMVPEIDQCNPDVKHVTVDWIKNCVVNESVCDYRPFVVRWKPS